The window GATGAAGCTACTTCCAGCATAGACTCAGAAATTGAGGCCTTAATCCAGGATGCCTTAAGCAGGATTATGGCAGGAAGGACTACCATAATTATTGCCCACAGGTTATCCACCATAAAAAATGTGGACCGGATACTGGTGCTCTCCCATGGAAAAATTGTAGAAAAAGGAACTCATCATAGCCTGCTTAAAGCCAAGGGCATCTATTATCAGCTGTATCGGTATCAATACCAGCTGCTGCAGTAAACTACGGTTTGGGTTTTAAGGCTTTCCTGATTATAAATAGCTGTACAGCTATCACTACCACAGCTGGAATTATCAAACTGCCCACCCCTGCACTGGGGCCTATTAAAGAGCCAACAGCATTAGAGGCAAAGGGAATGACCATGCCCCCTATGGCGCTGGAAGCCATCATTATCCCGATAGTAGTGCCTGCAAAGCGGGGGAAAGCAGCTGAAGAGGAATATACCAGTAAAGGCCAGATCCCGGAAAGGCCCAGCCCCAGTATGGAAAACCCTATTGCCGCCAGTACATAGTTTCGGCTGAGGGAAATAAGCAGGATGGAGATGGTAGCAAAACTGGCCAATACCACAATTAATTTTTTAGGGTCAATTTTGCGGCTGATATAGCTGCATATTATCCTTCCCACTACCATAAATCCCCAGAAACCGGAAAGGGCCAGGCTGGAGATGATTTCTGAAGAAGTCATGGACTTTATATAGGTATTAACATAGAAACTAATTCCCTGTTCAATGCCCACATACATTAAGATGCTTAAAGCAAATAAAACCATCAAAGGCTGCCGCAACAGCTTTAAAACAATAAGTCCCTTTAATTTCTCTGTGCCTTCCAACGCTTTGCGGAAGGGAAGCATGGAAAAATAAAGCAGGTATATCAATGCTATTGCGGCAAAGATGGCATAAAGGTGGCGCCAATCATACCCTTTGGATAAAAACAGGCTTACCAATAAGGGTCCGGCAAATGCTCCCGCCACAAAAAAGGCTTGGCTTACATTGATAACCATGCTCTCCTTGCCGGGGTTAAAGTCTACCAGGACGGTGGTCATTAGGCCTTCTATGATTCCAAAACCCCCGCCTATAAGAAATACGGAAAATACATACAGGTAGACATTGGAAGTAATAAGGGTAGTGACCAATCCGGCAAAAAAGAAAAAATAACCCAGGCAGGACACTACCTTGCGGCCGTACTTATCAGAAATTTCGCCAGCTATCAGGGGCATTAC of the Actinomycetota bacterium genome contains:
- a CDS encoding ABC transporter ATP-binding protein, producing DEATSSIDSEIEALIQDALSRIMAGRTTIIIAHRLSTIKNVDRILVLSHGKIVEKGTHHSLLKAKGIYYQLYRYQYQLLQ
- a CDS encoding MFS transporter, translating into MVKKNLLIDITIYISFIFLGLYLSVFQRALIDIGKYYNMASYLQGTLVSSHFAGLLVMPLIAGEISDKYGRKVVSCLGYFFFFAGLVTTLITSNVYLYVFSVFLIGGGFGIIEGLMTTVLVDFNPGKESMVINVSQAFFVAGAFAGPLLVSLFLSKGYDWRHLYAIFAAIALIYLLYFSMLPFRKALEGTEKLKGLIVLKLLRQPLMVLFALSILMYVGIEQGISFYVNTYIKSMTSSEIISSLALSGFWGFMVVGRIICSYISRKIDPKKLIVVLASFATISILLISLSRNYVLAAIGFSILGLGLSGIWPLLVYSSSAAFPRFAGTTIGIMMASSAIGGMVIPFASNAVGSLIGPSAGVGSLIIPAVVVIAVQLFIIRKALKPKP